Proteins encoded in a region of the Paenibacillus sp. E222 genome:
- a CDS encoding M20 family metallopeptidase, with protein sequence MTHTKTQIFTVIDQYASRFKEISSYIGANPELGNEEYLASARLKEELAYHGFSVEAPVLGLDTAFIGTYAASKPGPTIALLCEYDALPEIGHACGHHLICMMSLGAAVGLKSILDEVGGTLKVFGTPAEETRGAKVPMAEAGLFDDCDIALMAHPYYAYEKSGSSLAIDAVQFEFHGKSSHAAASPHEGINALDAVIQTFNGINAFRQQVKSTVRIHGVINSGGQAANIIPDYASAQFYVRASTRKELNILTQRVIQIAEGSALQTGCRLVTSNYETSYDEMVTNESLSAAFSANLLELGISQEEIVSGNDHGSMDIGNVSLRCPAIHPYIRVVDEVHTLHSIEFRDLALQERALDGMILGAKAIAATAYDVLTQPELLQTIQTEFKQASR encoded by the coding sequence ATGACACATACCAAAACACAAATTTTCACTGTAATTGATCAATATGCTTCCCGTTTTAAAGAGATTTCATCATACATTGGTGCGAATCCCGAACTTGGGAATGAAGAATACCTCGCCTCTGCCCGGTTAAAAGAAGAGCTTGCATACCATGGTTTTTCCGTAGAAGCTCCTGTCCTGGGCTTGGACACCGCATTCATCGGTACGTATGCTGCATCCAAGCCAGGTCCGACCATTGCCCTGTTATGTGAATACGACGCACTACCGGAAATCGGTCATGCTTGTGGGCACCATCTGATCTGCATGATGAGCCTCGGAGCTGCGGTAGGTCTGAAGTCCATACTGGATGAAGTGGGCGGAACATTGAAAGTGTTCGGTACACCAGCGGAAGAAACACGTGGGGCCAAAGTGCCTATGGCTGAAGCGGGTTTATTCGATGACTGTGATATCGCACTGATGGCGCATCCTTATTACGCGTATGAGAAATCTGGCAGCTCCCTGGCTATTGATGCCGTACAATTTGAATTCCATGGGAAATCTTCGCATGCTGCTGCAAGTCCACATGAAGGCATCAATGCCCTGGATGCGGTTATCCAGACGTTTAATGGCATTAATGCGTTCCGTCAACAAGTGAAAAGTACGGTTCGTATCCACGGGGTTATCAACAGCGGAGGACAGGCAGCCAACATCATTCCTGACTACGCTTCTGCTCAATTCTATGTACGTGCCTCAACGAGAAAAGAGTTGAATATTCTCACTCAACGTGTAATTCAGATTGCGGAAGGTTCTGCTCTGCAAACCGGATGCCGGCTTGTGACATCCAATTACGAGACATCCTATGATGAGATGGTCACGAATGAATCGTTATCTGCTGCATTCAGTGCTAATCTGCTTGAACTCGGCATTTCTCAAGAAGAGATCGTCAGTGGCAACGACCATGGTTCCATGGATATCGGTAACGTATCCTTGCGTTGTCCTGCAATCCATCCGTATATCCGTGTTGTGGACGAAGTTCATACGCTTCATTCCATTGAATTCCGTGATCTGGCGCTTCAGGAACGGGCCCTGGATGGTATGATCCTTGGAGCCAAGGCAATTGCTGCAACTGCTTATGATGTTCTTACACAGCCTGAGCTGCTGCAAACCATTCAAACAGAGTTTAAGCAAGCGAGTCGCTAA
- a CDS encoding ABC transporter substrate-binding protein/permease yields MKLISRYTMMLLALVVLLTTVAPVASATGTTGNSGSKKLVLGTSADFAPYEFHKVIDGKDQIVGFDISIAKEIAADLGAELVIEDMGFDGLLPALQSGRVDMVISGMTPTDERRQSIDFSDTYYKSKQVIMIRNADKDKYPTMADLENEKIGVQKGSIQETIGQGIPGAKLTALDKISDIVLQLQTNRVNAAIVEDTVAAGYLDDVIGLAPAIPDEEQAEAAIGIRKGNTELLNAVNGTLERLKSENKIDQMVTEASQLMADKVKKDQNIFQVFWQYKSFYATGVGYTLLLSALGVIFGVIIGLIICLLRLHDVSILRWIGTAYVEVIRGTPMLVQLMIIYYGLALTFGITFSPLQAGIITLSINSGAYLAEIFRAGIQGVDRGQLEAARSLGMGRGAAMRFIVLPQAFKAVLPAIGNEFVTIIKESSIISVIGMVDIMYQASVVKNITYQGMNPFLIAAAIYFVLTFILSKLLGRLERKLGASDRR; encoded by the coding sequence TTGAAATTGATTAGTCGTTACACCATGATGCTGCTAGCTCTTGTGGTCTTGTTAACTACGGTTGCACCTGTTGCGTCGGCAACGGGAACTACAGGCAATTCAGGCAGTAAAAAGCTGGTGCTCGGTACAAGTGCCGATTTTGCACCATATGAATTCCATAAAGTGATTGATGGTAAAGACCAAATCGTCGGATTTGATATTTCGATTGCTAAAGAAATTGCTGCGGATCTAGGCGCAGAGCTTGTAATAGAGGATATGGGTTTTGACGGACTTCTTCCTGCGTTACAGAGTGGTCGTGTGGATATGGTCATCTCTGGAATGACGCCAACGGATGAGCGTAGACAAAGCATTGACTTCTCCGATACCTATTATAAATCCAAGCAAGTCATCATGATTCGCAATGCGGATAAAGATAAATATCCAACCATGGCTGATCTGGAAAATGAAAAAATTGGTGTCCAAAAGGGCTCCATTCAGGAAACGATTGGCCAGGGAATCCCCGGCGCAAAACTGACAGCACTTGATAAAATATCTGATATCGTACTGCAATTGCAGACCAATCGTGTAAATGCTGCAATCGTTGAGGATACGGTAGCTGCCGGTTACCTGGATGATGTGATTGGACTAGCTCCGGCTATTCCGGATGAAGAGCAGGCCGAAGCGGCAATCGGGATTCGTAAGGGCAATACGGAATTGCTGAATGCAGTGAACGGAACGCTCGAACGTCTGAAAAGCGAAAATAAAATCGATCAGATGGTCACTGAAGCAAGCCAGTTGATGGCAGACAAGGTGAAAAAAGATCAAAACATTTTTCAAGTGTTCTGGCAATACAAAAGCTTTTATGCAACAGGTGTGGGTTACACCCTATTACTGTCTGCACTCGGTGTAATATTCGGGGTAATTATCGGTTTGATCATCTGTCTGTTACGTCTGCATGACGTCTCAATTCTGCGTTGGATTGGAACAGCTTACGTTGAAGTTATTCGTGGTACACCAATGCTGGTTCAATTGATGATTATCTATTACGGGCTTGCCTTGACGTTCGGTATTACATTTTCGCCGCTTCAGGCGGGGATTATCACACTATCCATTAATAGTGGTGCCTATCTTGCGGAGATTTTCCGTGCTGGTATACAGGGTGTGGATCGCGGCCAACTGGAAGCAGCTCGTTCCCTAGGAATGGGCAGAGGTGCGGCCATGCGCTTCATCGTGCTCCCACAAGCGTTCAAAGCGGTGTTGCCGGCGATCGGTAATGAGTTCGTGACCATTATCAAGGAATCCTCCATTATCTCGGTTATCGGTATGGTGGACATTATGTACCAGGCAAGTGTGGTCAAAAATATTACGTATCAAGGGATGAATCCATTCCTGATTGCGGCAGCCATCTACTTTGTGCTGACGTTCATTTTGTCCAAACTGCTGGGTCGACTGGAAAGGAAGTTGGGTGCAAGTGATAGACGTTAG
- a CDS encoding amino acid ABC transporter ATP-binding protein, whose protein sequence is MIDVRQLYKSYDKNEVLKGINVTIGKGEVVVVIGPSGSGKSTFLRCLNLLEKPTSGEINFEGVSITDPKHNINATREKMGMVFQHFNLFPHKTVQQNITIAPIKVKKQPAHEAEQICADLLKTVGLSDKKDAYPNQLSGGQKQRIAIARALAMQPHVMLFDEPTSALDPEMVGEVLDVMKRLAEGGMTMVIVTHEMGFAREVGDRILFMDGGVIVEEGTPAEVFGEPKHARTRDFLAKVL, encoded by the coding sequence GTGATAGACGTTAGACAATTATATAAATCCTATGATAAGAACGAAGTGCTTAAAGGCATTAACGTAACGATTGGCAAAGGCGAGGTTGTCGTGGTCATCGGTCCGTCCGGATCGGGGAAAAGTACCTTTTTGCGTTGTCTGAACTTACTGGAGAAACCTACTTCCGGTGAGATTAACTTTGAGGGAGTTTCGATCACTGACCCGAAACACAACATTAATGCAACTCGTGAAAAAATGGGGATGGTATTCCAGCATTTCAATCTGTTTCCGCACAAAACGGTGCAGCAGAACATTACGATTGCTCCCATTAAAGTGAAGAAACAGCCTGCACATGAAGCGGAACAAATCTGTGCAGATTTGCTCAAGACGGTGGGCCTCTCTGACAAAAAAGACGCCTATCCAAATCAGCTGTCCGGTGGACAGAAACAACGGATAGCTATTGCAAGAGCGCTCGCGATGCAGCCGCATGTCATGCTCTTTGACGAGCCAACGTCTGCACTGGACCCTGAAATGGTGGGTGAAGTCCTGGATGTTATGAAGCGGCTTGCAGAGGGCGGCATGACCATGGTTATTGTGACGCATGAGATGGGCTTCGCACGCGAAGTGGGTGACCGCATCCTGTTTATGGATGGCGGGGTAATTGTAGAAGAAGGAACGCCTGCTGAAGTGTTCGGTGAGCCCAAGCATGCACGTACACGTGACTTCCTTGCTAAAGTGCTCTAA
- a CDS encoding 3D domain-containing protein: protein MINKKRIAKTATALLTAAMLIQAVPAHADSVHVAKEGDTFYTLSKQYGVGLNALIKANNDISAYNIYGGLKITIPGKTVNTASAAAAKTITTASLDVNADSKVVQAWGKTFDYSKAVDVKATAYSSDASENGGWGAVDYFGNPLELGTIAVDPSIIPLGTKVLVTGHTHPGLPKQAFVATARDVGSAIKGHKIDIFIPGSKQSVSTFGIQDVELYILK from the coding sequence ATGATTAACAAGAAACGTATAGCCAAAACAGCAACAGCTTTGCTGACAGCAGCAATGCTCATTCAGGCCGTTCCGGCTCATGCTGATTCAGTTCATGTGGCCAAAGAAGGGGATACCTTCTACACCTTATCCAAACAATATGGAGTTGGACTTAACGCTCTGATCAAAGCGAACAATGACATTTCAGCTTACAACATTTATGGTGGTTTGAAAATTACGATTCCTGGTAAAACAGTGAACACAGCTTCGGCTGCAGCAGCTAAAACAATCACTACTGCAAGTCTTGACGTTAACGCGGATAGTAAAGTTGTACAAGCCTGGGGAAAAACGTTTGATTACAGCAAAGCGGTCGACGTAAAAGCAACAGCATACTCCTCGGATGCTTCCGAAAATGGAGGATGGGGTGCTGTGGACTACTTCGGTAACCCGCTCGAATTGGGCACTATTGCAGTAGACCCAAGCATTATTCCATTGGGAACTAAGGTACTGGTGACAGGTCATACACACCCAGGACTGCCCAAACAGGCATTTGTTGCTACCGCTCGTGATGTGGGCAGCGCCATTAAAGGCCATAAGATCGATATCTTTATTCCTGGCAGCAAACAATCCGTGAGCACATTTGGTATTCAGGATGTTGAACTTTACATTTTGAAATAA
- a CDS encoding polysaccharide deacetylase family protein, producing MRIRLIMLSIMVILLGGSYAPAQLWASSSPQTEPASKSNSSEEEQLTLGQLRQKYADTFKTNGPSTKKVALTFDDVPDPRFTPKVLDILKKYKVRATFFIVGHRAEKHPDLVKRMVKEGHIVGNHSYNHPEFSKLTMNAFRKQILHTGDIIRDLVGYTPKMIRPPYGDINEQQLQWAAKQHYSIVNWNVDSLDWKGLSKEEVKKNILSAVKPGSIVLQHAGGGVGSKLSGSIEALPEVIEELRNRGYELVTLDEMLELPKGK from the coding sequence ATGCGTATACGCCTCATCATGTTATCCATCATGGTCATTCTTCTGGGAGGAAGTTACGCTCCTGCTCAGTTATGGGCTTCTTCAAGCCCGCAAACCGAACCTGCTTCGAAGTCTAATTCTTCCGAAGAGGAGCAGCTGACGCTGGGACAGCTCAGACAGAAATATGCGGATACATTCAAAACGAATGGCCCTTCGACAAAAAAGGTCGCGCTGACTTTCGATGACGTACCTGATCCACGGTTCACCCCGAAGGTGTTGGATATTCTAAAGAAATACAAGGTGCGGGCTACGTTTTTCATTGTGGGACATCGCGCCGAGAAACATCCGGATTTAGTGAAACGCATGGTGAAGGAAGGGCATATTGTTGGCAATCACAGCTACAATCACCCGGAGTTCAGTAAGCTGACCATGAATGCATTTCGCAAACAAATCTTACATACCGGGGATATTATTCGGGATCTGGTGGGGTACACACCCAAAATGATACGTCCACCTTATGGCGACATTAACGAACAGCAGCTGCAATGGGCAGCCAAACAGCATTACAGCATTGTGAACTGGAATGTCGATTCCCTGGACTGGAAGGGCCTCTCCAAAGAGGAAGTCAAAAAAAACATCCTGTCCGCCGTCAAACCGGGTTCCATTGTTCTTCAGCATGCAGGAGGCGGTGTCGGATCGAAGCTGAGTGGTTCCATCGAGGCGTTGCCTGAAGTTATCGAGGAATTGCGTAACCGCGGGTACGAGCTGGTGACTTTGGACGAAATGCTGGAACTGCCAAAGGGCAAATAG
- a CDS encoding PspA/IM30 family protein, producing MSIFKRLRDLTMSNINSIIDKAEDPIKMTDQYIRDMQEDLEDAEKAVAAQIAIEKKFKQLFEEQEALVKKREEQAHTAARAQNMDLARRALEEKKVAEEKMAEYKTSYDQNKASADNLRGKLDEMRKQLTQMKNKRETLVARYNAAKAQTEINKALNGFSSDTASAGMKRMEEKMMQMEAQAEASNEMSSKGKSLDDEFEKLGKDQAVEDELAALMKQYENKN from the coding sequence ATGTCCATTTTCAAACGATTACGCGATTTAACCATGTCTAACATTAACTCTATTATTGACAAGGCAGAAGATCCGATCAAGATGACGGATCAATATATCCGGGATATGCAGGAAGATCTTGAAGATGCGGAGAAAGCTGTTGCTGCACAGATTGCCATTGAGAAGAAATTCAAGCAGCTGTTCGAAGAACAAGAAGCTCTCGTGAAGAAACGTGAGGAACAAGCACATACAGCAGCACGTGCACAGAATATGGATTTGGCCCGTCGGGCACTGGAAGAGAAAAAAGTCGCTGAAGAGAAGATGGCCGAATACAAAACAAGCTATGATCAAAACAAGGCTTCTGCCGATAACCTTCGTGGCAAGCTGGACGAAATGCGCAAACAATTGACTCAAATGAAAAATAAACGCGAAACATTGGTTGCACGCTACAACGCGGCAAAAGCTCAAACCGAAATCAACAAGGCGCTGAACGGATTTAGCTCCGATACTGCAAGTGCCGGCATGAAGCGTATGGAAGAAAAAATGATGCAGATGGAAGCTCAGGCTGAAGCCAGCAATGAGATGTCGTCCAAAGGTAAATCGCTGGACGATGAGTTCGAGAAGCTGGGTAAGGATCAGGCTGTTGAGGATGAACTGGCAGCATTGATGAAGCAATACGAAAATAAGAACTAA
- a CDS encoding DUF350 domain-containing protein gives MDLNILAMLVWTLSGSVLLFVLMYVDSLFTKYKDFAEVKAGNMAVTTRMVMKLFAQGYVLATSISTAGHLGEALLVSVVSFVILLILESVVHFMIRRWANLDLDTGIQQGKTGYGLFSGALHIVGALIIAACL, from the coding sequence ATGGATTTGAACATTTTGGCAATGCTGGTCTGGACGTTATCGGGTTCGGTTTTGCTGTTTGTCTTGATGTATGTGGATTCTTTGTTCACGAAGTATAAGGATTTTGCCGAAGTGAAGGCCGGCAATATGGCCGTTACGACACGTATGGTTATGAAGCTGTTTGCTCAGGGATACGTACTCGCCACCTCCATTTCGACAGCGGGTCATCTTGGAGAAGCGTTGCTTGTATCCGTTGTTTCCTTTGTCATTTTGCTGATTCTGGAGAGTGTGGTTCACTTTATGATTCGGAGATGGGCCAACCTGGATCTGGATACGGGAATACAGCAGGGCAAGACAGGTTACGGTTTGTTCTCGGGTGCCCTACATATCGTGGGCGCATTAATTATTGCAGCTTGTTTATAA
- a CDS encoding DUF4178 domain-containing protein produces the protein MSVWKRIKGIIAKPEPPKAEKTMLQLAPGDICEVSLVTYEVVGRVHHRARNAAVLTLQDGTAIRHLHIEEREMTRYALYTPIDGRLDAPDEVPTLLDLDGRAYHLEEEYGGMVTTAGRTPYGQAGEQLVWQYQSDDNMLLRVEWQDRRFTLYEGESILPADIKVIRSS, from the coding sequence ATGAGTGTGTGGAAACGGATTAAAGGGATAATAGCCAAACCTGAACCGCCTAAGGCAGAGAAAACTATGCTTCAGCTGGCACCTGGTGATATCTGTGAGGTTTCGCTGGTCACCTATGAAGTTGTTGGGCGGGTACATCATCGAGCACGGAATGCGGCTGTCCTCACGTTGCAGGATGGTACGGCAATCCGACATTTGCATATTGAAGAACGGGAAATGACCCGGTATGCCCTCTATACACCCATTGATGGACGTCTCGATGCACCGGATGAGGTGCCTACATTGCTGGATCTGGATGGACGTGCGTATCATCTGGAGGAAGAATACGGAGGAATGGTAACCACTGCAGGCAGGACACCCTATGGTCAGGCGGGGGAACAATTAGTATGGCAATATCAGTCTGATGATAACATGCTTTTGCGTGTGGAGTGGCAAGACAGAAGATTTACACTGTATGAGGGTGAGTCCATTCTTCCTGCGGATATCAAAGTGATTCGTTCGAGCTAG
- a CDS encoding DUF4247 domain-containing protein: MKKRLAHGLKLMLVLSLVMSLLSACGAPSVQDTYPLESVSGSGNTTSYVYRAAERTVPEVAQELSEQRKPDQISAENTERMFLVYQDQYYHLQQDPNKVEDTLVEVDSKEYVRQNYDSSFLQGYLTATLIGNLFDSFGGRGSGTYRGYTNKDTYKPREGSYRTPTSSDKKVAPPITVDRKGSITRRGSDKDSSVGSGGGLFSRNKEQSKGTIDRNKSSGGLGGLFDSPKSSYKKPKTRVGGGRIMRRR; the protein is encoded by the coding sequence ATGAAAAAGCGCTTGGCACATGGATTAAAATTAATGCTGGTCCTCAGCCTTGTGATGTCGCTGCTGTCCGCGTGCGGAGCACCTTCCGTTCAGGACACATATCCGCTTGAATCGGTCAGCGGCAGTGGTAACACGACATCCTATGTGTACCGAGCTGCCGAACGTACCGTTCCAGAGGTCGCTCAGGAATTATCTGAACAGCGGAAGCCGGATCAGATCTCGGCGGAAAATACAGAGCGGATGTTCCTGGTGTATCAGGACCAGTATTATCATTTGCAGCAAGACCCGAATAAAGTGGAAGACACCTTGGTTGAGGTGGATTCCAAGGAATATGTTCGGCAGAATTATGATTCGTCCTTTTTGCAAGGCTACTTAACCGCAACATTAATCGGTAATTTGTTTGATTCGTTCGGGGGTAGAGGGTCCGGTACGTATCGGGGTTATACGAACAAGGACACGTACAAGCCAAGAGAAGGCTCCTATCGGACACCGACGAGCAGCGATAAAAAGGTGGCTCCACCGATTACCGTTGACCGAAAAGGGTCAATTACCCGGCGTGGCAGCGATAAGGATTCGAGCGTAGGGTCCGGTGGAGGATTATTCAGCCGAAATAAGGAACAAAGCAAAGGCACAATTGATCGTAATAAGAGCAGTGGCGGCCTTGGAGGATTGTTTGATTCACCGAAGAGCTCTTATAAAAAGCCCAAAACGAGGGTTGGCGGTGGCCGAATCATGAGGCGTAGGTAG
- a CDS encoding HNH endonuclease, which produces MNQRCELCGREPVETTVHHLTPKEMGGTHMPTADLCISCHKQIHSLYTNRDIMTLGLTGIQALRQDERIAPYIRWIRKQPATTIPRVRKSHHVRKS; this is translated from the coding sequence GTGAACCAACGATGCGAATTATGTGGAAGGGAGCCTGTCGAGACAACCGTCCATCACCTGACACCAAAAGAAATGGGCGGAACGCACATGCCTACTGCCGATCTTTGTATCTCTTGCCACAAACAAATTCATTCCCTATATACCAATCGTGATATTATGACCTTAGGTTTAACTGGAATACAGGCACTAAGGCAAGATGAGCGCATCGCTCCTTATATCCGCTGGATTCGCAAACAACCTGCCACAACCATTCCTCGTGTTCGAAAGTCTCATCATGTCCGCAAATCGTAA